From one Xiphophorus hellerii strain 12219 chromosome 18, Xiphophorus_hellerii-4.1, whole genome shotgun sequence genomic stretch:
- the gosr1 gene encoding Golgi SNAP receptor complex member 1, with protein MAGIGSSNYWEDLRKQARQLENELDLKLVSFSKLCTSYSSSRDGRRGETSDTTPLLNNSTQDRMFDTMSVEIEQLLAKLTGVNDKMAEYTNTPGTASLNAALMHTLQRHRDILQDYTHEFHKTKGNFLAIREREDLLGSVRKDIETYKSGSGVNNRRTELFLKEHEHLRNSDRLMDDTISIAMATKENMTSQRGMLKSIHSRVNTLANRFPTINSLIQRINLRKRRDSLILGTVIGVCTILLLLYAFH; from the exons GGCAGGGATAGGAAGCAGCAACTACTGGGAGG ATCTGAGAAAGCAGGCCAGGCAGCTGGAGAATGAACTGGACCTGAAATTGGTCTCCTTTAGTAAACTGTGCACCAGCTACAGCAGCTCTAGGGATGGACGTCGAGGGGAGAC TTCGGACACCACGCCCCTGCTAAATAACTCGACCCAGGACAGGATGTTTGACACCATGTCTGTTGAGATTGAACAGCTGCTGGCAAAG cTAACAGGAGTGAACGACAAGATGGCAGAATACACCAACACCCCGGGAACAGCGTCTCTCAATGCTGCACTCATGCACACTCTCCAGAGACATAGGGATATTCTACAG GACTACACTCATGAATTTCACAAAACCAAAGGCAACTTTCTGGCCATCCGGGAAAGGGAAGATCTTTTAGGATCTGTCAGGAAAGACATTGA AACGTATAAGAGTGGTTCAGGAGTCAACAACAGAAGAACAGAGCTGTTTCTTAAGGAGCATGAGCATCTTAGAAA CTCAGACCGGCTGATGGATGACACAATAAG caTTGCAATGGCAACCAAGGAGAACATGACCTCACAGAGGGGCATGCTGAAATCCATACACAGCAGGGTGAACACTCTGGCCA ATCGTTTCCCAACTATCAACAGTCTCATCCAGCGAATCAATCTGCGAAAGAGAAGGGACTCCCTCATCCTCGGCACTGTGATCGGCGTCTGCACCATTCTCCTCCTGCTCTATGCTTTCCATTAA